The Leptospira bouyouniensis genome contains a region encoding:
- the priA gene encoding replication restart helicase PriA, with protein sequence MIQYAEVALNLSWESKTLTYEVPVGMNSLIPGIRVIVPLNGKEWDGVIIEIHRNEPSYDTQAIRKQIDSEPVLTNEQMELAHWMADHYLSSLGEALFLMVPKGKKRKSLEPNIVRVESHLLHPLNEDQQIAFDEINGNKISNTHLLYGITGSGKTEVYLHLMRDILQSPKGSVIFLVPEISLTYPTIARIEAIFPNQVAVLHSHLRISEKFQNYLDLKEGKKRICIGTRSAIFAPLSDVKLVIMDEEHDGSYKENGAPRYHARQVALQRILKTNGKLLLGSATPSIELYYLAKSGQIGFSKLEKRANPKAKLPTVDMSDKQDDKNLISGDLQYKISDRLKKKEQIILLLNRRGYNPFIFSPKTKEFVHCPKCTATLCFHSDQTVRCHLCGYKSSFRNLKQIYGDELDLFGAGTQKLEEYLLSHFPQARIERLDQDSSKNKDVTRLVLEKLGEGELDILTGTQMIAKGLDYANVTLVGILNANHGLGVPDFRSSERTYALVSQVAGRAGRGEKPGEVIIQTNDPEHPVLKMAKDQNYPAFFEWELQFRKDLFYPPFARLARLVFRSKYEDVANKQSVIYGELIKEQKDDSIVMLGPSQCPFYKIDNNYRYHILLKAKSITTLRNLLMETKQKFKLDSKCYIEYDLDPLELV encoded by the coding sequence ATGATCCAATATGCGGAAGTGGCTCTCAACTTATCTTGGGAGAGTAAAACCTTAACTTATGAAGTGCCAGTTGGCATGAACTCCTTAATACCTGGGATACGAGTCATTGTTCCATTGAATGGAAAAGAATGGGATGGAGTGATCATTGAAATTCACCGGAATGAACCGAGTTATGATACCCAAGCCATACGGAAACAAATTGATTCCGAACCAGTTTTAACAAACGAACAAATGGAACTTGCCCATTGGATGGCAGATCATTACCTTTCTTCTCTTGGTGAAGCATTATTTCTAATGGTACCAAAAGGGAAAAAAAGAAAATCCTTGGAACCAAATATTGTAAGGGTAGAGTCTCATCTATTACATCCGTTAAATGAAGACCAACAAATAGCGTTTGATGAAATCAATGGAAACAAAATTTCGAATACTCATTTGTTATATGGAATTACGGGGAGTGGAAAAACAGAAGTTTACCTCCATCTCATGCGAGATATATTACAATCCCCGAAAGGAAGTGTGATCTTTTTAGTTCCAGAGATTTCACTGACTTACCCGACGATTGCACGTATCGAAGCCATATTTCCAAACCAAGTGGCAGTGTTACATTCGCATTTACGAATTTCTGAAAAGTTTCAAAATTATTTAGATTTAAAAGAAGGTAAAAAAAGAATCTGTATTGGCACAAGGTCTGCGATTTTTGCGCCTTTGTCTGATGTGAAACTCGTTATCATGGATGAAGAACATGATGGCTCTTATAAGGAAAATGGTGCCCCACGCTACCATGCACGTCAAGTGGCCTTACAACGGATTCTAAAAACTAACGGCAAACTTCTGTTAGGTTCGGCAACTCCAAGTATAGAATTGTATTACCTTGCGAAGTCTGGTCAGATTGGTTTTTCCAAACTGGAAAAACGTGCCAATCCAAAAGCTAAATTGCCAACAGTGGATATGTCAGACAAACAAGATGATAAAAATCTGATCTCAGGTGACTTACAATATAAAATTTCAGACCGTCTGAAAAAAAAAGAACAAATTATTTTACTGCTAAACCGTCGAGGATACAACCCCTTTATTTTTTCTCCAAAAACAAAAGAGTTTGTCCATTGCCCAAAATGTACAGCAACTTTATGTTTCCATTCTGACCAAACTGTAAGATGCCATTTATGTGGTTATAAATCTAGTTTTCGCAATCTTAAACAAATCTATGGTGATGAATTAGATCTTTTTGGAGCAGGCACTCAGAAACTTGAAGAGTATTTGTTATCTCACTTTCCCCAAGCAAGGATTGAACGCCTAGACCAAGACAGTTCCAAAAACAAAGATGTCACTAGGTTGGTATTAGAAAAATTAGGGGAAGGGGAACTTGATATCCTCACAGGTACTCAGATGATTGCAAAAGGTCTCGACTATGCCAACGTAACACTAGTTGGAATCCTTAACGCCAATCATGGATTAGGTGTTCCTGATTTTCGCAGTAGTGAACGAACCTATGCTCTTGTCTCGCAAGTAGCAGGTCGTGCAGGACGCGGAGAAAAACCTGGTGAAGTGATCATCCAAACTAACGACCCAGAACATCCAGTTTTAAAAATGGCAAAGGACCAAAACTACCCAGCATTTTTTGAATGGGAATTACAATTTAGAAAGGATCTTTTTTATCCACCCTTCGCAAGACTAGCGAGGCTTGTGTTTCGATCCAAATATGAAGATGTGGCAAATAAACAATCAGTCATTTATGGAGAACTCATCAAAGAACAGAAAGATGATTCCATTGTCATGCTTGGGCCTAGCCAATGTCCTTTTTATAAAATCGATAATAATTATCGGTATCATATTTTGCTCAAAGCCAAATCGATCACAACACTTCGAAATCTATTAATGGAAACAAAACAAAAATTCAAATTGGATTCCAAATGTTATATTGAATATGATTTGGATCCATTGGAACTGGTATAA
- the rpsP gene encoding 30S ribosomal protein S16 yields the protein MVKLRLQRTGTKADPHYRIVAADIRAPRDGKFIEAIGHFHPTASAVKKATFNEEKTLSWLKKGAQPTDTVLALLKKDDVWSKFKG from the coding sequence TTGGTTAAATTAAGATTACAAAGAACGGGAACAAAAGCAGACCCGCATTATCGCATTGTGGCGGCAGACATTCGTGCTCCACGAGATGGTAAATTCATCGAAGCGATTGGTCACTTTCACCCAACTGCATCCGCTGTTAAAAAAGCTACTTTCAACGAAGAAAAAACTCTTTCTTGGTTAAAAAAAGGAGCACAACCAACTGATACAGTGCTTGCTCTTTTGAAAAAAGACGACGTTTGGTCAAAATTCAAAGGTTAA
- the rpe gene encoding ribulose-phosphate 3-epimerase, whose protein sequence is MKISASILAAKLTGLATELPTYQKESIDLIHIDVMDGNFVPQISFGEAFTKEVKSHTNIPLDVHLMVSNPELHVPKYFDLKPYCITFHIETTNFSVRLAEEIKKQGIKVGVSLNPQTPPESISQILPYLDLVLLMTVDPGFYGQSFVKSGFEKIAAVRKLTKPYNIELEVDGGVNESNMEELAKLGVDITVVGSGLYKTGDPNAQGKKLKELAASGRTRS, encoded by the coding sequence ATGAAAATATCGGCATCAATCCTTGCGGCAAAACTCACAGGACTTGCGACAGAACTCCCAACGTACCAAAAAGAAAGTATCGATCTCATCCACATCGATGTGATGGATGGAAACTTTGTACCTCAAATTTCGTTCGGTGAAGCATTTACGAAAGAAGTAAAGTCGCACACAAACATCCCTCTCGATGTCCACCTAATGGTAAGTAACCCAGAACTCCATGTTCCGAAATACTTTGATCTAAAACCTTACTGTATCACATTCCATATTGAAACTACGAATTTCTCAGTCCGTCTTGCAGAAGAGATCAAAAAACAAGGGATCAAAGTGGGAGTGTCACTGAACCCACAAACTCCCCCTGAATCCATCTCTCAAATTTTACCTTACCTTGACTTAGTGCTCCTGATGACAGTTGATCCCGGGTTTTATGGCCAGTCCTTTGTGAAGTCGGGATTTGAGAAAATTGCTGCAGTTCGCAAACTCACAAAACCGTACAATATTGAACTCGAAGTTGATGGTGGTGTGAACGAATCCAATATGGAAGAACTCGCAAAACTTGGTGTGGACATCACAGTTGTGGGCTCTGGACTCTATAAAACGGGAGATCCAAACGCTCAGGGCAAAAAATTAAAGGAACTTGCTGCAAGTGGCCGAACTCGCTCTTGA
- a CDS encoding KH domain-containing protein — protein sequence MDSLVRYIVTSLVDQPDQVAVNQVPGEEETVIELRVAPKDLGKVIGKNGRIAKSLRTVLQAAGTKQGKNYTLEIVD from the coding sequence ATGGATTCCTTAGTTCGTTATATCGTGACATCTCTCGTTGACCAACCAGACCAGGTAGCTGTCAACCAAGTACCCGGAGAGGAAGAAACTGTGATCGAACTTCGGGTGGCTCCTAAAGACCTCGGTAAGGTGATCGGAAAAAACGGAAGGATTGCGAAGTCACTCCGTACGGTGTTACAAGCCGCGGGAACCAAACAAGGCAAAAACTATACTTTAGAAATTGTCGACTAA
- a CDS encoding PASTA domain-containing protein yields MKEKFLKILPYSGYVLFVGLGLLVFFVAAFLVVVVRTKEEQKVLMPYVIGKNYIEVHNELQRLQLKVRLESERIPEKTDGIILSQSIDAGKEVEAGSKLYLTVNIGFDRVTIPDVKGQDLKRAKAILEKVLSGEVYVPLQIGAITYVPAVGDEPADTIIDQIPAPGKETHSGEKIYLLVTEANTDKKSNQSLKEDSDGSKLVGIPVPFAVDYLQRKKIPYSIKEAVKPEFRDSHGLVSSYELKPTGAEIGAFYLKPSNSLVQDYEFLEYEIDDNDLYSATVSYTKPGDDTEIQKEILTNQSLKEDEKIRLVVHRFTNTKVTLVGKETGVAKVWKLKGTY; encoded by the coding sequence GTGAAAGAAAAGTTTCTAAAAATTTTACCTTACAGTGGTTATGTTCTATTTGTTGGACTTGGACTTTTAGTTTTTTTTGTCGCAGCCTTCCTTGTGGTCGTGGTTCGTACCAAAGAAGAGCAGAAGGTTTTAATGCCCTATGTGATTGGAAAAAATTACATCGAAGTGCATAATGAATTACAACGTTTGCAACTCAAAGTCCGATTGGAATCAGAACGAATCCCTGAAAAAACAGATGGGATCATCCTAAGTCAATCGATTGATGCAGGAAAAGAAGTGGAAGCTGGATCCAAACTTTACCTAACCGTCAATATTGGATTTGATCGGGTCACTATCCCTGATGTCAAAGGACAAGATTTAAAACGTGCGAAAGCAATTCTCGAAAAGGTTTTATCGGGTGAAGTATATGTACCATTACAAATTGGTGCCATAACGTATGTGCCTGCAGTGGGTGATGAACCAGCAGATACCATCATCGACCAAATCCCAGCACCTGGTAAAGAAACACATTCGGGAGAAAAAATTTACCTCCTTGTCACCGAGGCTAATACGGATAAAAAATCAAACCAAAGTTTGAAAGAAGACAGTGATGGATCGAAACTGGTTGGAATCCCTGTTCCTTTTGCAGTGGATTATTTACAAAGGAAAAAAATCCCTTATTCGATCAAAGAAGCCGTAAAACCAGAGTTTCGTGATTCGCATGGGCTCGTTTCTTCGTATGAATTAAAACCGACTGGCGCAGAAATTGGAGCATTTTACTTAAAACCATCTAACTCTCTTGTGCAAGATTATGAATTTTTAGAATACGAAATCGATGATAATGATCTCTATTCGGCAACGGTGAGTTATACAAAACCTGGCGACGATACAGAAATTCAAAAAGAAATCCTAACAAACCAATCGTTGAAAGAAGATGAAAAAATTCGACTTGTGGTGCATCGATTCACCAATACCAAAGTTACGTTAGTGGGAAAAGAAACAGGTGTAGCGAAAGTTTGGAAATTAAAGGGAACCTATTAA
- the trmD gene encoding tRNA (guanosine(37)-N1)-methyltransferase TrmD: MRFNFITLFPEKITSYFDTGIPGKAVKQGVVEINPIHLRDFADNKHQKVDDTIYGGGPGMLLQVGPIYRALESLGEKKGKVILLSPSGELFNQTLAREIFESSDTFTLISGYYEGVDHRVTEHLIDREVAIGNYVISSGDLAALVVADCLSRFVPGFLGKEESLLEESHNETEELEYPQYTKPYDFMGWTVPDVLLGGHHEEIRKWRQKNRKTRNHS, from the coding sequence TTGCGCTTTAATTTCATTACCCTTTTCCCCGAAAAAATCACATCTTATTTTGATACCGGAATTCCTGGGAAAGCAGTGAAACAAGGGGTTGTCGAAATCAATCCTATCCACTTACGTGATTTTGCAGATAACAAACACCAAAAGGTAGATGATACCATTTATGGTGGAGGGCCCGGAATGCTTTTACAAGTGGGTCCTATCTACCGCGCTCTCGAATCACTGGGAGAAAAAAAAGGGAAGGTCATTTTACTCAGTCCCTCGGGTGAACTTTTCAACCAAACCTTGGCTCGTGAAATTTTTGAATCTTCAGATACCTTTACTTTGATTTCTGGGTATTACGAAGGTGTCGACCATCGTGTCACGGAGCATTTAATTGACAGGGAAGTGGCCATTGGAAACTATGTTATTTCATCGGGGGATTTAGCCGCTCTCGTTGTCGCAGATTGTTTATCTCGGTTTGTACCGGGGTTTTTGGGGAAGGAAGAAAGCCTTCTGGAAGAATCACACAACGAAACGGAAGAATTAGAATACCCCCAGTATACAAAACCCTATGATTTTATGGGTTGGACGGTTCCAGATGTGCTCCTCGGTGGACATCATGAAGAGATCCGGAAATGGCGGCAAAAAAACCGCAAAACAAGAAATCATTCTTAG
- the rimM gene encoding ribosome maturation factor RimM (Essential for efficient processing of 16S rRNA), which yields MSTKPSLVKVGVFGSSHGIKGFIKVFTEGETLNSLKAPTTCTVSDLLGKTSTIEIEAIRPSGNHFLVKIKGFDTPETVVKYRGFSLLWKKQDLPKPNDGEIYTEDLIGLVIISKETKSSLGYQVAQVIDNPAHPILECKPIQGDGETVLIPFLNQFVGDWDLENQTIECIEWEQWFAL from the coding sequence TTGTCGACTAAACCAAGTTTAGTGAAAGTGGGGGTCTTTGGATCCTCACATGGAATCAAAGGGTTTATCAAAGTTTTCACAGAAGGGGAAACATTGAATTCCTTGAAAGCGCCTACCACCTGCACAGTAAGTGACCTTCTAGGAAAAACATCCACAATCGAGATCGAAGCGATTCGCCCAAGTGGGAATCATTTCCTCGTGAAAATCAAAGGGTTTGATACTCCGGAAACCGTTGTCAAGTATCGTGGATTTTCATTGCTTTGGAAAAAGCAAGACCTTCCGAAACCAAACGATGGCGAAATTTATACAGAAGACCTAATCGGTCTTGTCATCATTTCTAAAGAAACGAAATCATCTCTTGGTTATCAAGTCGCACAAGTGATCGATAACCCAGCACATCCCATTTTAGAATGTAAACCCATCCAAGGCGATGGGGAAACGGTGCTTATTCCCTTTCTAAACCAATTTGTCGGCGACTGGGATTTGGAAAACCAAACCATCGAATGCATTGAATGGGAGCAGTGGTTTGCGCTTTAA
- the fmt gene encoding methionyl-tRNA formyltransferase translates to MKLSIGYFGSPEHSKELLKMILEAGIQVDFVVTNVDKPVGRKQIITPTPVKVLAEEKKIPVIQSVKLRTDLDAQKSILSYKSPVHVVYAYGSIVPDNVFMDPKWGSINLHGSLLPKYRGASPVQSFLLSGEKTTGFTIQFLAKEVDSGDIISQKSWDVALDETTGSLLQTITKEGGTELIRLLKTLEETGESWKSSPQNAKDATHCQKITAGHRPINWSKQAMEIHNQIRALYPDPLATTEFRGKKLILISSFLPNPTEGIVPPPSETKPGSFFLYQKKRLFCLCGDGNLLGIDTLQPEGKKPMKGFEFFNGARVLNGESFT, encoded by the coding sequence ATGAAACTTTCAATTGGATACTTTGGATCTCCCGAACACTCAAAGGAATTATTAAAAATGATCCTCGAGGCAGGCATACAAGTGGATTTTGTTGTCACAAATGTTGACAAACCCGTTGGACGTAAACAAATCATCACTCCAACTCCCGTGAAAGTCCTTGCGGAAGAAAAAAAAATCCCAGTGATCCAATCGGTAAAACTTCGAACAGATTTGGATGCACAAAAATCAATTCTATCTTACAAATCACCAGTACATGTAGTGTATGCTTACGGTTCGATTGTCCCAGATAATGTTTTTATGGACCCAAAATGGGGAAGTATCAACCTACATGGGAGTTTACTTCCGAAGTACCGCGGAGCCTCCCCTGTCCAAAGTTTTTTACTCAGTGGGGAAAAAACCACTGGGTTCACCATTCAGTTTCTTGCAAAGGAAGTGGATTCAGGTGATATCATTTCACAAAAATCCTGGGACGTGGCGTTGGATGAAACAACGGGTTCTCTCCTACAAACCATTACAAAAGAAGGAGGAACGGAACTCATCCGTCTTTTAAAAACATTGGAGGAAACGGGGGAAAGTTGGAAATCCTCACCTCAAAATGCGAAAGATGCCACCCATTGCCAAAAGATCACGGCAGGTCATCGGCCCATCAATTGGTCGAAACAAGCGATGGAGATCCACAACCAAATCAGAGCTCTTTACCCCGACCCACTTGCTACGACTGAATTTAGAGGGAAAAAACTGATTTTGATATCCTCATTTTTACCAAATCCAACAGAAGGGATTGTCCCTCCACCATCGGAAACAAAACCGGGTTCCTTTTTTCTTTACCAGAAAAAAAGACTTTTCTGCCTCTGTGGAGACGGAAACCTGCTTGGTATAGATACCCTACAACCCGAAGGGAAAAAACCCATGAAGGGATTTGAATTTTTTAATGGTGCACGGGTTTTGAACGGAGAATCGTTTACGTGA